One window of the Eucalyptus grandis isolate ANBG69807.140 chromosome 6, ASM1654582v1, whole genome shotgun sequence genome contains the following:
- the LOC104449267 gene encoding activating signal cointegrator 1 complex subunit 2 isoform X2, with protein MIMKEKQLLDLPKLLDICAIYGHENEDLTRLLVCNALKVQPWIHDNLISMVSHFLSIVQTMYDRCSASLELLFSSGSHEDHVVNQCCSDFLEVMDFINDAVSSMDTFVSAYKLAGMLFSCPVETSNGNEELLPTLVKLHDSFLPSLRRGVRVIFSSREDSAKSNVSISLKMLSMRIVAFGWKLLDACYLSDELFEDGHYMPPATKMFPAKVEDPVIRADIVIQTFRELNSFSLQEQGSQNIETFLQSVEKNYQVMSRLRSLQDGGWIYMDEEQFQYLSRILMSYLPISSKESPHAPFSKTSNKVQVDENSAILESKISQIRDLFPDYGKGYLAACLEVYDENPEEVIQRILEGTLHEDLQSLDPSLETITVQKTTSTLETDDKGKGKVNDKGKGKLSESVFAPSSYAAPVVQEQRDGGSSLSSSYSAGRYVRKSQADTPNSNILDHRNEKDSARTSALISQYEYEDEYDDSFDDLGLGGLESGFEENEILSDKINSSVGKSSGADAGHPVQDAQNAKWGSRKKPQYYVKDGKNYSYKVEGAIAVANAGEASLVTQVQSELIYGLGRGGNLPLGAVKKLMESQNERESHSDLPETEGRGGSSNSRGRGRRGGGRHRESNEQEDSERSDASEANTRGGSGNQRGRGRGRGGGGRNNYRKDRAMNKHFSGLGGY; from the exons ATGATCATGAAG GAAAAGCAGTTGCTTGACTTGCCTAAATTGTTAGATATATGTGCCATATATGGCCATGAAAATGAAGATCTGACAAGATTGCTG GTTTGCAATGCTTTGAAGGTGCAACCTTGGATCCATGATAATTTGATAAGTATGGTGTCCCACTTCCTGAGTATAGTCCAAACAATGTATGATAGATGCAGTGCATCTTTGGAG ttgcTGTTTTCTTCTGGAAGCCATGAGGATCATGTAGTCAATCAGTGTTGCTCAGACTTTTTGGAG GTCATGGACTTTATAAATGATGCAGTTTCATCTATGGACACTTTTGTGAGTGCATACAAACTCGCAGGAATGCTCTTCTCATGCCCTGTTGAAACAAG CAATGGGAATGAAGAATTGCTCCCTACCCTTGTGAAACTACATGATTCCTTTCTTCCATCATTAAGGAGGGGTGTCAGAGTCATCTTTTCATCAAGAGAAGATAGTGCAAAGTCCAATGTCTCTATTAGTTTGAAAATGTTATCGATGAGAATAGTTGCATTTGGTTGGAAATTACTCGATGCTTGTTATCTTAGTGATGAATTGTTTGAAGATGGCCATTACATGCCTCCTGCCACTAAGATGTTCCCGGCAAAAGTAGAAGATCCTGTCATAAGGGCAGATATTGTAATTCAAACTTTTAGGGAGTTGAACAGTTTTTCTCTCCAAGAACAGGGGAGTCAGAATATTGAGACATTTCTTCAAAGTGTCGAGAAGAATTACCAAGTAATGAGCAGACTTAGGAGCTTGCAAGATGGAG GATGGATATACATGGATGAGGaacaatttcaatatttatctaGGATATTGATGTCTTATCTACCCATAAGTAGCAAGGAATCACCTCATGCACCATTCAGTAAGACCAGCAACAAGGTCCAGGTGGATGAAAACTCTGCAATTCTGGAGTCCAAGATTAGTCAAATTAGGGACCTCTTCCCTGATTATGGTAAAGGATACCTAGCTGCTTGCCTGGAAGTGTATGATGAGAATCCAGAGGAGGTGATTCAGAGAATTCTAGAAGGAACTCTTCATGAAGATCTTCAGTCTTTGGACCCTTCCCTAGAGACCATTACAGTACAAAAGACTACATCCACTTTAGAGACTGAtgataaagggaaagggaaGGTTAATGacaaagggaaaggaaagttaTCAGAATCTGTATTTGCCCCTTCTTCATACGCTGCGCCTGTGGTTCAGGAGCAACGGGATGGGGGCTCATCACTGTCATCCTCATATTCAGCTGGAAGGTATGTGAGGAAGTCTCAAGCTGACACACCCAATTCCAATATTTTAGATCACAGAAATGAAAAGGATTCAGCTAGGACATCTGCCTTGATTTCACAATATGAGTACGAAGATGAGTATGATGATTCTTTTGATGATCTTGGCCTGGGAGGGCTTGAGTCGGGATTTGAGGAAAATGAAATACTCAGTGACAAAATCAACTCAAGCGTGGGCAAGTCAAGTGGGGCAGATGCTGGGCACCCTGTCCAAGATGCACAGAATGCAAAATGGGGTTCTAGGAAGAAACCTCAATACTATGTCAAGGATGGGAAGAATTACAGTTACAAGGTTGAGGGTGCTATTGCTGTGGCAAATGCCGGTGAAGCATCGTTGGTCACCCAGGTACAAAGTGAATTGATTTACGGTCTTGGACGAGGTGGGAACCTTCCCTTGGGTGCAGTTAAGAAACTGATGGAGTCTCAGAATGAACGAGAAAGTCATTCTGATCTTCCTGAGACAGAAGGAAGAGGTGGGAGTTCCAATTCAAGGGGTAGGGGTAGAAGAGGCGGCGGAAGGCACAGAGAGTCAAATGAGCAGGAAGACAGTGAACGGTCTGATGCTTCTGAGGCAAACACAAGAGGAGGTTCTGGAAACCAGaggggaagaggaagaggaagaggaggaggcggaAGAAATAATTATAGGAAGGATAGAGCCATGAATAAGCACTTCTCTGGCTTGGGTGGTTATTAG
- the LOC104449266 gene encoding interferon-related developmental regulator 1, giving the protein MGKRSSQRKHAAMLDSDDDNSSVSSSSDARSDHMSVSANEEVQLDKDRLLDEALDALYEKRGSTREKALSAIIEAFNSGLQHEFVEKKFATLLHPCITSIKKGSAKEVSLASHAIGLLALTVGCGDNAREILEGIFPTLPQALKIGADSSKISALLECLAIVTFVGGNDPAETERSMQIMWQLVHPKLGSNVAGVKPSPAVITAMVSAWAFLLTTIDGLSLDPKYWQESISYLSGLLDKDDRSVRIAAGEALAVIFEIGSLEKFCSQVKGAGGGSTQEGKELAHMHGLRGKVLNQVRNLAVEAGGKGSAKKDLNSQRNLFKDILEFLEHGDSPETSMKIGGDALQTSDWCQLIQLNFLKHFLGGGFVKHMQENDLLHDIFGFAPKKKYNLGAEHQMSSGEKRLFRSPNSVLNKARTQFLNKQRMLSKGRNVGRFAVGAADDEL; this is encoded by the exons ATGGGGAAGC GTAGCTCGCAGCGTAAACATGCTGCAATGTTGgatagtgatgatgataataGTAGTGTAAGTTCGTCGTCGGATGCCCGTTCGGACCACATGTCAGTCAGTGCGAACGAGGAAGTACAGCTTGATAAAGATAGGTTGCTTGATGAAGCTCTTGATGCTTTGTATGAGAAGAG GGGTTCTACACGGGAGAAAGCATTGTCAGCAATAATTGAGGCTTTCAATAGTGGCCTGCAGCACGAGTTTGTGGAAAAGAA ATTTGCTACCTTACTGCATCCGTGCATAACTTCAATAAAGAAGGGTTCTGCCAAAGAGGTATCATTGGCATCACATGCTATTG GGCTGTTGGCTTTGACCGTTGGTTGTGGTGATAATGCTCGGGAGATTCTGGAAGGAATTTTTCCTACACTACCACAGGCTCTCAAAATAGGAGCTGATTCCTCCAAAATATCTGCG TTGTTGGAGTGTCTGGCTATTGTCACCTTTGTTGGAGGAAATGATCCTGCTGAGACAGAGAGGTCAATGCAAATTATGTGGCAGCTGGTGCACCCAAAACTTGGTTCCAAT GTGGCCGGTGTTAAACCTTCGCCGGCAGTAATAACAGCTATGGTTTCTGCTTGGGCTTTTCTCCTTACAACCATAGACGGTTTGAGTCTTGATCCAAAATATTGGCAAGA GTCTATTTCATATTTATCTGGATTACTAGATAAGGATGACCGATCAGTCCGCATTGCTGCTGGGGAGGCATTAGCTGTGATTTTTGAGATTGGAAGCCTTGAAAAGTTCTGTTCTCAAGTTAAAGGTGCTGGTGGCGGCTCCACTCAAGAGGGAAAGGAGTTGGCGCACATGCATGGTTTGAGAGGAAAAGTTTTGAACCAAGTCAGAAACCTTGCAGTGGAAGCAGGCGGTAAAGGTTCTGCCAAGAAAGATCTAAATAGCCAGCGCAACCTGTTTAAGGATATCCTGGAATTTCTTGag CATGGAGACTCTCCTGAGACCTCAATGAAGATAGGTGGAGATGCTTTACAGACATCAGATTGGTGTCAGTTGATACAG TTGAACTTTCTAAAGCACTTCCTCGGTGGTGGTTTTGTGAAGCACATGCAG GAGAACGATCTCCTTCATGATATTTTTGGCTTTGCTCCGAAGAAAAAGTATAATTTAGGAGCTGAACACCAAATGTCTAGTGGTGAAAAG AGGTTGTTCAGGTCCCCAAACTCTGTCCTTAACAAGGCGAGGACCCAATTCTTGAACAAGCAGCGCATGTTGTCCAAG GGTAGAAACGTTGGGCGATTTGCAGTGGGTGCAGCCGACGATGAACTCTGA